In Hahella sp. KA22, one genomic interval encodes:
- the dapA gene encoding 4-hydroxy-tetrahydrodipicolinate synthase: MFRGSLIAMITPFINGQVDEKALAGLVDWQIKHGAHGLVPVGTTGESPTLTEEEHKRVVALVAEQAQGRVPVIAGAGSNNPVEAVRYAQHAQQAGADAVLCVAGYYNRPSQEGLYQHFKMVHDAIDIPIIVYNIPPRAVVDIKPETMARLAELPRIVGVKDATTDLARISRERMLINKPFSFLSGDDMTAIAYNASGGQGCISVSANIAPDLYGQMQTATLQGDFREALRIHDLLAPLHEALFREPSPAGAKYAASLLGLCNEECRLPIVPLSEQTKSDIKNIINELYK; encoded by the coding sequence ATGTTTCGTGGTTCCTTAATCGCCATGATAACGCCATTCATCAACGGCCAAGTGGATGAGAAAGCGCTTGCAGGTCTTGTCGACTGGCAAATCAAACACGGCGCTCACGGTCTGGTCCCGGTGGGTACGACAGGCGAGTCCCCCACTTTGACGGAAGAGGAACATAAACGGGTAGTGGCGCTGGTGGCGGAGCAAGCGCAAGGACGTGTCCCGGTAATCGCCGGCGCTGGCTCCAACAATCCCGTAGAGGCTGTACGTTATGCGCAGCATGCGCAACAGGCGGGAGCCGATGCGGTGCTCTGCGTCGCAGGTTATTACAACCGTCCCTCTCAGGAAGGGTTGTACCAGCATTTCAAAATGGTCCACGACGCGATAGATATTCCCATCATTGTCTACAACATCCCTCCCCGCGCAGTGGTGGACATCAAGCCTGAAACCATGGCGCGACTGGCGGAGTTGCCGCGCATCGTCGGAGTGAAAGACGCCACCACCGATCTGGCCCGCATCAGTCGTGAGCGCATGTTGATCAACAAGCCCTTCAGCTTTCTTTCCGGCGACGATATGACCGCTATCGCCTATAACGCCAGTGGGGGGCAAGGCTGCATCTCCGTTTCCGCCAATATAGCGCCGGATTTGTACGGTCAAATGCAGACAGCAACGCTGCAGGGCGACTTCCGCGAAGCCTTACGTATTCACGACCTACTGGCGCCTCTACACGAAGCGTTATTTCGCGAACCCAGCCCTGCAGGCGCCAAGTACGCCGCTTCGTTGTTAGGCCTTTGCAACGAGGAATGCCGCTTACCCATCGTTCCGTTAAGTGAGCAAACAAAATCGGATATCAAGAATATAATCAATGAGTTATATAAATAG
- a CDS encoding Ig-like domain-containing protein, translated as MRTHTQIICLAAAVIGLQGCAGLSGPATSNAPALAFSAPAAGETKAAAIPVITLFFNEALDPASVNAIELKLDPTRIIDIAEREYDAKARVLTLRLAAPLPLATHVALNMSGLKNEKGQSVSTIDLKFTTDDTYRYRGIEFQDGRISGYFEEWRESHEGEEVNYNVNYINSGSDQVWFTGDDEISRYVRTRSTAEGTLEATFVAPGADGTWLTDDDVPESYTRLRSSDTLYQSALYQGPGPDGVWFTDDDASDNCALQSSEGDEEQSVTLYKRSRQGADNQCFTADDVILEVNRDEQKSQGDKVRTASWVYSHPGADGLWETADDQVSAFSVSDYDDETSAVANYASPGKDGVWLTQDDRLSDYSITTTKEGLTRTVFYRDPGYDGLWRTADDIPYGYSEERSDADAHNIYSKEVNNPGPDGVWFTQDDLLASHAKSETDENGNFSRWISYSSPGPDREPFTYDDLINEYYTSTISADRESIEEAGFRAPGADGVWFTEDDTPTTLSRRWERQDEETQRSLSATYNTQTAATVGQISDDAITYYSVSESQAGYYMDASYQSPGPDGQWLTADDTPATMTLNYSDPQE; from the coding sequence ATGCGAACCCATACTCAAATCATCTGTCTGGCTGCGGCCGTCATCGGTCTACAGGGATGCGCCGGTCTTTCCGGCCCCGCGACTTCAAACGCGCCTGCGTTGGCCTTTTCCGCCCCCGCTGCTGGCGAGACCAAAGCCGCCGCCATCCCTGTCATCACCCTTTTCTTTAACGAAGCGCTGGACCCCGCCAGCGTCAACGCCATTGAGTTAAAGCTCGATCCCACGCGAATTATCGATATCGCGGAACGGGAGTACGACGCCAAGGCCAGGGTATTGACGTTGCGCCTCGCCGCGCCTCTACCGCTGGCGACACATGTCGCGTTGAACATGAGCGGCCTGAAAAATGAAAAAGGACAATCCGTCAGCACTATCGATCTAAAATTCACCACTGACGACACTTATCGCTATCGCGGCATCGAATTCCAGGATGGCCGTATCAGTGGATATTTCGAGGAATGGAGAGAATCTCACGAAGGCGAGGAGGTTAACTATAACGTTAACTACATAAACTCAGGTTCGGATCAGGTTTGGTTCACCGGCGATGATGAGATCAGCCGCTATGTTCGCACCCGTTCGACAGCGGAAGGAACCCTGGAGGCGACTTTTGTCGCGCCAGGCGCCGATGGGACATGGCTCACCGACGATGACGTTCCGGAAAGCTACACCCGTCTTCGTTCATCAGACACGCTCTATCAGTCTGCGCTTTACCAGGGGCCTGGTCCTGACGGGGTCTGGTTCACCGACGACGACGCATCCGATAATTGCGCATTGCAAAGCTCCGAAGGCGATGAGGAACAGTCCGTCACCCTTTACAAGCGCAGCCGTCAGGGCGCAGACAATCAATGCTTCACCGCAGACGACGTCATCCTTGAAGTCAATCGCGACGAGCAGAAATCCCAAGGCGATAAAGTACGCACCGCCAGCTGGGTGTACAGCCATCCCGGCGCCGATGGCCTGTGGGAGACGGCGGATGACCAAGTCAGCGCTTTCAGCGTGTCGGACTATGACGACGAGACCAGCGCTGTCGCCAATTACGCCTCACCCGGCAAGGACGGCGTCTGGCTCACGCAGGACGACCGCCTGAGCGATTACAGCATTACCACCACCAAAGAGGGACTTACCCGCACGGTGTTCTACCGCGACCCCGGTTATGACGGCCTGTGGCGCACCGCTGACGATATCCCCTACGGCTACTCCGAGGAGCGCAGCGACGCAGACGCGCACAACATCTACAGCAAAGAAGTGAACAATCCCGGGCCTGACGGCGTCTGGTTCACTCAGGATGATTTGCTGGCCAGCCACGCCAAGAGCGAAACGGATGAGAACGGCAATTTCAGCCGCTGGATCAGCTACAGCTCTCCAGGCCCTGACCGGGAGCCCTTCACCTACGACGACCTGATTAACGAGTACTACACCTCCACAATCAGCGCAGATCGTGAAAGCATCGAAGAAGCCGGCTTTCGCGCGCCGGGAGCGGATGGCGTCTGGTTTACCGAAGACGACACGCCAACGACGCTGTCGAGGCGCTGGGAGCGGCAGGATGAGGAGACTCAGCGTAGCCTGAGCGCCACCTACAACACGCAAACCGCCGCCACCGTGGGACAAATCAGCGATGACGCCATTACCTACTACAGCGTCAGCGAATCGCAGGCGGGGTATTACATGGACGCCAGCTATCAGTCCCCAGGCCCGGACGGACAGTGGCTGACCGCCGACGATACGCCGGCCACCATGACGCTGAACTACTCCGACCCGCAAGAGTGA
- a CDS encoding acyl-CoA dehydrogenase family protein translates to MDFRLDDEQLARVSHVREFAQQVLSESARRRIAESAFDRELWNRAADLGLSGLPIPEQWSGSGFGALDTMLTVEALGFGCTDMGLVFSLCAHMFACAVPLWRYGDDAQRQHYLHRISKGELIAANAITEPESGSDAFAMRASATRDGDTYILRGEKCFVTNAPVADLFLIYAKTDPSQSFFGVSGFLVPRDTPGLSVTDGGSKTGLCTSPWGSLYMDDCRVPASALLGEEGGGAPMFHDSMIWERGCLFAAYVGAMERALQQSIDHARNRKQFGQSIGRNQAISDRLVDMKLRLETSRLLLYRAGWLYDQAEPYEEAIALSKLWISECSVLSGLDAMQVFGGTGVSSAAGVDRLLLDSLPSRIFSGTSEIQKELIARHMGLR, encoded by the coding sequence ATGGACTTTCGACTCGATGATGAGCAGCTCGCTCGTGTTTCCCACGTGCGGGAATTCGCTCAACAAGTACTTTCGGAGTCGGCTCGGCGACGTATTGCAGAATCCGCGTTTGATCGCGAACTCTGGAACCGGGCTGCGGATCTGGGGCTGTCAGGTCTCCCTATCCCCGAACAATGGAGCGGCTCCGGTTTCGGCGCCCTGGACACCATGCTGACTGTGGAAGCCCTCGGTTTCGGCTGCACGGACATGGGACTTGTCTTTTCACTCTGCGCGCACATGTTCGCCTGCGCAGTTCCTCTCTGGCGCTACGGCGATGACGCCCAACGCCAACACTACTTACATCGCATATCCAAAGGCGAGCTTATCGCCGCCAACGCCATCACCGAACCGGAATCGGGCTCAGATGCTTTCGCCATGCGCGCCAGCGCCACCCGGGACGGCGACACTTACATCCTGCGCGGAGAAAAGTGCTTCGTCACCAATGCCCCGGTGGCCGACCTGTTCCTGATATACGCCAAGACAGATCCCAGTCAAAGCTTTTTCGGAGTCAGCGGCTTCCTGGTTCCCCGGGATACGCCTGGGCTCTCGGTGACCGATGGCGGCTCCAAGACAGGCTTGTGCACCAGCCCATGGGGCTCGCTGTACATGGACGACTGTCGCGTTCCCGCTTCCGCCCTGTTGGGTGAAGAAGGCGGTGGCGCGCCGATGTTCCATGACTCTATGATCTGGGAGCGCGGCTGTCTGTTCGCCGCCTATGTCGGCGCCATGGAGCGCGCGTTGCAACAGAGCATCGACCATGCCCGCAACAGAAAGCAGTTCGGCCAGTCCATCGGCCGCAATCAGGCTATCTCGGACCGGCTGGTGGATATGAAGTTGCGCCTGGAAACCTCCCGACTCCTGCTGTATCGGGCTGGCTGGCTATACGATCAGGCCGAACCTTACGAGGAAGCCATCGCCCTCAGCAAACTCTGGATCTCGGAATGTTCCGTGCTAAGCGGACTGGACGCGATGCAGGTCTTCGGCGGAACCGGCGTTTCCAGCGCCGCCGGCGTCGACCGGCTGCTTCTGGATTCCCTGCCATCGAGAATATTCTCGGGGACCTCTGAGATTCAGAAAGAGCTGATAGCCAGACATATGGGATTGCGCTGA
- a CDS encoding diguanylate cyclase, translated as MNERILLIEDSVMITKVLRHLIKSELGLPCDSAGTLQETQEFLEKDPGAYFVTVVDLHLPDAPNGEVLDYVLSKKLPCIVLTATYDEGKRETILQKPIVDYVVKESRYSYEYVTRLIRRLLRNRSIKVVVADDSDTSRNYVRQLLGTHLYQVQLAKDGREALEMIKADPEIKMLISDYNMPEMDGFELTRALRREYDKKDLVIIGLSGYGSATLSAKFIKNGANDFLMKPFFHEEFHCRIMHNIEAMENIQALNDAANRDYLTGMYNRRYLFSAAKELYRVAKENGEPLTAAMIDVDHFKRINDTYGHEAGDRAICAFAEMIGETFGDYLAARFGGEEFCVLFPGMRIEKISPMLESFRRKVEQTAIPFLSDHLRLTVSIGATDVLGDSLDNLIRRADVLLYESKDNGRNRLTTDEDI; from the coding sequence ATGAATGAACGAATTCTTCTAATTGAAGACAGCGTGATGATCACAAAAGTGTTGCGTCACCTGATCAAGTCTGAGCTTGGCCTGCCGTGCGATAGCGCAGGGACGCTGCAGGAGACTCAGGAGTTTCTGGAAAAAGATCCCGGCGCTTATTTCGTGACGGTGGTGGATCTGCATCTGCCGGACGCGCCCAATGGCGAAGTGCTGGACTATGTGCTGTCGAAAAAGCTGCCCTGTATCGTGCTCACCGCCACCTACGACGAAGGTAAGCGTGAAACTATTCTGCAGAAACCTATTGTCGATTATGTCGTCAAAGAAAGCCGTTATTCCTACGAGTATGTCACCCGTCTGATCCGTCGTTTGCTGCGTAATCGCAGCATCAAAGTGGTGGTGGCGGATGACTCCGACACCTCACGAAACTACGTGCGGCAACTGTTGGGCACGCACCTGTATCAGGTGCAACTGGCGAAAGATGGGCGCGAAGCCTTGGAAATGATCAAGGCGGACCCGGAGATCAAAATGCTGATTTCCGATTACAACATGCCGGAAATGGATGGCTTCGAACTGACCAGGGCGTTGCGCAGGGAGTATGACAAGAAGGACCTGGTCATCATTGGTCTGTCTGGATATGGCAGCGCGACGCTGTCCGCCAAATTCATCAAGAACGGCGCCAATGACTTTCTGATGAAGCCGTTTTTTCATGAGGAATTTCACTGTCGCATCATGCATAACATCGAGGCCATGGAGAACATTCAGGCTTTGAATGATGCGGCCAATCGGGATTATCTGACTGGTATGTATAACCGGCGCTACTTGTTCAGCGCGGCCAAGGAGCTGTATCGGGTCGCCAAGGAGAATGGCGAACCGTTGACCGCGGCGATGATTGACGTGGATCACTTCAAACGCATCAACGACACCTATGGACACGAGGCGGGAGACCGCGCCATCTGTGCATTCGCCGAGATGATAGGCGAAACCTTTGGGGATTATCTCGCAGCCCGTTTTGGCGGCGAGGAATTCTGCGTGCTGTTTCCCGGCATGCGTATCGAGAAAATCTCGCCAATGCTGGAGTCGTTCCGGCGCAAAGTGGAGCAGACCGCCATCCCGTTTCTTTCCGATCACCTGCGCCTGACTGTCAGCATTGGCGCCACGGATGTTCTGGGGGACTCACTGGATAATCTGATCCGGCGGGCGGACGTCCTGTTGTACGAGTCCAAGGACAACGGACGTAACCGCCTTACGACGGATGAGGATATTTAA